The following coding sequences are from one Panicum hallii strain FIL2 chromosome 5, PHallii_v3.1, whole genome shotgun sequence window:
- the LOC112893769 gene encoding uncharacterized protein LOC112893769 → MACRRLAREAVAASLRRGAGSAPIAPVRAFSSSSSSAASCSSRAPVAASPVRHFLARYSSPAFQPRASEFGPSLAARVALGLRPQLPGLNLLKGFGISTVLGMSLHQGKVTAATREQPSEPITRPPPGSLKNELGSFWPLVRKLQLPIGLMFLILSGWQYPLGLVINILLLIYCSRPSRYSIYLFLQELRHREMGQSRAMRKEEFVCTRNVDVQDYKFFSIGTVELPDGRVLHLVGMLGSWWIYRVSFVK, encoded by the exons ATGGCGTGTCGGCGGCTGGCGAGGGAGGCCGTCGCGGCCTCGCTTCGGCGGGGCGCCGGCTCCGCGCCCATCGCCCCCGTTCGCGCCTtctcctcctcatcctcctccgctgcctcctgctcctcccgcgCCCCGGTCGCCGCCAGCCCTGTTCGTCATTTCCTCGCGCGCTATTCGAGCCCCGCTTTCCAACCTCGCGCTTCCGAGTTCGGGCCTTCGCTCGCCGCGCGAGTGGCCCTTGGACTCCGGCCGCAGCTGCCAG GCCTCAACCTTCTCAAAGGATTTGGGATCAGCACCGTACTAGGGATGTCACTTCATCAGGGAAAGGTTACTGCTGCCACAAGAG AGCAACCATCAGAACCCATTACTAGGCCACCCCCGGGATCTTTGAAAAATGAGCTTGGTTCCTTCTGGCCTTTGGTCAGGAAACTTCAGCTGCCAATTGGATTGATGTTTCTGATTCTGTCTGGTTGGCAATACCCGTTAGGTCTTGTCATCAATATCTTGCTTCTTATCTACTGCTCGAGACCTAGCCGCTATTCAATATACCTGTTTCTTCAGGAG CTTCGTCATAGGGAGATGGGCCAAAGTCGTGCTATGCGGAAGGAGGAG TTTGTGTGCACAAGAAATGTTGACGTTCAAGATTACAAGTTCTTCTCTATTGGAACAGTTGAATTACCAGATGGAAGGGTGCTGCATCTCGTTGGAATGCTGGGCAGTTGGTGGATATACCGTGTGTCATTTGTCAAGTGA
- the LOC112893770 gene encoding universal stress protein PHOS32-like, producing MAGRNIGVAVDFSSCSKAALRWASTNLTRSGDKLILIHVKSSYQNEEGAVHLWEQSGSPLIPLAEFSDVTKTYAVSPDKETIEILTQVANQRGIEVFAKILYGDPAKKLYEAVDLVPLSCMVIGSRGLSTLKRALMGSVSTYIVNHAACPVTVVKENM from the exons ATGGCTGGGAGGAACATTGGAGTTGCAGTGGACTTCTCATCATGCAGCAAAGCAGCTCTGAGATGGGCATCGACGAACCTTACCAGGAGCGGTGATAAACTCATACTTATCCATGTGAAGAGCTCCTATCAGAATGAAGAGGGCGCAGTTCATCTCTGGGAACAGAGTGGTTCAC CACTCATCCCTCTGGCTGAGTTCTCAGATGTCACCAAGACATACGCTGTGTCTCCGGACAAGGAGACAATCGAGATCCTCACTCAAGTGGCGAATCAGAGAGGG ATTGAAGTCTTTGCAAAGATACTCTACGGAGACCCTGCAAAGAAGCTGTATGAAGCAGTTGACCTGGTTCCCCTCAGCTGCATGGTTATAGGGAGTAGAGGGTTAAGCACGCTCAAAAG GGCTCTGATGGGCAGCGTGAGCACCTATATTGTTAACCACGCGGCCTGCCCCGTGACGGTTGTGAAGGAGAACATGTAG
- the LOC112893768 gene encoding pentatricopeptide repeat-containing protein At1g66345, mitochondrial, with the protein MALSAANCGGRVVTRRGGGGLLGRALASRLLCTATPTPQQISHYLAHQPRATWEALSATLPAAAAGLGPHGHVDAVLLSLARHPHASPEPVAKNALTFFHWSAAAAAAASSPSSSHSLRSYCLLVHLLSRAALFRDASVLLEAAIAKHSSSSSPVSSFIDAFFAAYEDSGTAATTRGLHLLVHAYARLRLPREALEACRYLGQRGVLPSLSAFNAALQSAQRARTFDVAWEVFELMTQKRVYANQSTVELVIGVLSREGKLARTAALVERIHGKKCAPGIVAHVALALRMIEDVRVEQVILLLKRMLQKNILLDDIAYSLIVHAYCHAGDLKSAVEQRDDMVRRGCRLNAFVYTCLIRSHCCNGSMDKAVQFLQEMVSMGLKPYDATYSHLIAGCFRQGMVEKGLAYFDTMLHEGFLPDISYCNDMLGGLSNAGVVRKANDLLTALMDKGLVPDKDTYQRLIDGYGKAGDAEGIVKIYHEMEHRGLSSGVDVFTTLIRGLCQCGNLKEAEKFLVVMKKKAVAPTNDSYDLLISSYCEKGNTKRALWLYDMMISENEKLVPSADSFMMLVRRVIKVKNSCPPNS; encoded by the coding sequence ATGGCCTTGAGCGCTGCCAACTGCGGCGGCCGCGTGGTCACGCGGCGCGGTGGCGGTGGTCTTCTCGGCCGCGCTCTTGCTTCCCGGTTGCTGTGCACGGCCACCCCGACGCCGCAGCAAATCTCCCACTACCTCGCGCACCAGCCGCGGGCGACCTGGGAGGCGCTCTCCGCCACcttacccgccgccgccgccggcctggGGCCCCACGGCCATGTCGACGCCGTGCTCCTCTCCCTCGCTAGGCACCCCCACGCCTCCCCCGAGCCCGTCGCCAAGAACGCCCTCACCTTCTTCCACTGgtccgcagccgccgccgccgccgcctcctccccgtCATCTTCCCACTCCCTCCGCTCCTATTGCCTCCTCGTCCACCTCCTCTCCCGTGCCGCGCTCTTCCGCGACGCGTCCGTGCTGCTCGAGGCCGCCATCGCCAAGCACTCGTCGTCTTCATCCCCCGTCTCGTCCTTCATCGACGCCTTCTTCGCCGCCTACGAGGACAGCGGCACGGCGGCCACGACCCGCGGTCTCCACCTCCTGGTGCACGCCTACGCGCGGCTACGCCTCCCGAGGGAGGCCCTCGAGGCCTGCCGCTACCTCGGGCAGCGCGGcgtcctcccctccctctccgccTTCAACGCCGCGCTGCAGTCAGCGCAGCGCGCCAGGACGTTCGATGTCGCATGGGAGGTGTTCGAGCTAATGACGCAGAAGCGGGTGTATGCGAACCAGAGCACCGTTGAGCTCGTCATCGGCGTCCTGAGCCGGGAAGGCAAGCTCGCCAGGACCGCGGCGCTCGTGGAGAGGATCCACGGCAAGAAGTGTGCGCCCGGCATCGTGGCGCACGTGGCACTTGCCCTTAGGATGATCGAGGATGTGAGGGTGGAGCAAGTCATCTTGCTGCTGAAGAGGATGCTTCAGAAGAACATTCTGCTTGACGACATTGCTTACTCACTAATCGTGCATGCTTACTGCCACGCTGGTGATCTGAAGTCGGCAGTTGAGCAACGTGATGACATGGTTCGTCGAGGTTGTCGCCTGAATGCATTCGTGTACACTTGCCTCATCAGATCACATTGCTGCAATGGCAGTATGGACAAGGCTGTCCAGTTTCTCCAAGAAATGGTATCCATGGGATTGAAGCCGTATGATGCTACGTACAGCCATCTCATTGCCGGGTGTTTCAGACAAGGGATGGTTGAGAAAGGGTTGGCCTACTTTGACACAATGCTCCATGAAGGTTTTTTGCCAGATATCAGCTATTGCAACGATATGTTAGGGGGTCTCAGCAACGCAGGAGTGGTTCGCAAGGCGAATGACCTGCTGACGGCACTGATGGACAAAGGACTTGTTCCTGACAAGGACACATACCAGAGACTTATTGATGGATATGGCAAGGCTGGTGATGCAGAAGGTATTGTCAAGATCTACCACGAGATGGAGCACAGAGGGCTTAGTTCTGGTGTTGACGTTTTTACCACCTTGATCAGGGGCCTTTGCCAGTGTGGAAATCTGAAGGAAGCTGAGAAGTttttggtggtgatgaagaaGAAAGCAGTGGCTCCAACTAATGACTCATATGACTTGTTGATCAGCAGCTACTGCGAGAAGGGTAACACTAAAAGGGCACTTTGGTTGTATGATATGATGATCTCAGAGAATGAGAAGCTTGTCCCCTCTGCTGACTCTTTTATGATGTTGGTGAGGAGAGTCATCAAAGTAAAGAATTCTTGTCCCCCTAATAGCTGA
- the LOC112895644 gene encoding cytochrome c oxidase subunit 5C-like, which translates to MSTAAHKVATHAAAGRRPPSVLREIVYGMSLGLLAGYLWKLHHWSNQRRTREFYSMLDQGKITVVADVPLPGAND; encoded by the coding sequence ATGTCGACGGCCGCGCACAAGGTGGCGACGCACGCGGCAGCGGGGAGGCGGCCGCCGAGCGTGCTGAGGGAGATCGTGTACGGCATGAGCCTGGGCCTCCTCGCGGGCTACCTGTGGAAGCTGCACCACTGGAGCAACCAGCGCCGCACCCGCGAGTTCTACAGCATGCTCGACCAGGGCAAGATCACCGTCGTCGCCGACGTGCCGCTGCCCGGAGCCAACGACTGA
- the LOC112895009 gene encoding uncharacterized protein LOC112895009, with translation MSARCVKLLLLVTLIPLALRATSLLLGGPAVPASSHHRQSPMSTATATVTGRASVSAGLVPGRPYRQTRRRRRTESALAAFDGTRRLRQADGGSWFEDDKRLAPTGSNPLHNLR, from the coding sequence ATGAGCGCCAGGTGCGtcaagctgctgctgctggtcaCGCTGATCCCGCTGGCGCTCAGGGCGACCTcgctgctcctcggcggccccGCCGTGCCGGCGTCGTCCCACCACCGGCAGTCCCCGATGAGTACTGCTACTGCCACCGTCACCGGCCGTGCGAGCGTCTCGGCTGGTTTGGTGCCCGGCCGGCCGTATCGCCAGacgaggcgccggcggcggaccGAGAGCGCCCTCGCCGCCTTCGACGGCACGAGGCGGCTCCGGCAGGCCGACGGCGGCAGCTGGTTCGAGGACGACAAGAGGCTGGCGCCCACGGGGTCCAACCCGCTGCACAACCTGCGATga